The genome window GCGCCGTCTTCACCCTCGCTCTCGGTGTAGGTGTAGTTGCCGAACAGCGAGACCCGGTCGGAGAGCGCCTTTTGCCCGGAAAGCTCGATGCCCTTGGCGATGGAGGTGCCCTCGGCCTGAATATTCGGCGAGGGGTAGGTCGGCCCGAAGGTGATGCGATCCTCGACTTCGGTGTAGAACAGCGTGGCCTTGATGAAGTCTTCCCCGCCGAGGCGCTTTTCGATGCCGAGTTCGGCGCTGAAGCTGGTTTCGGGGGTGAGATCGGGGTTGCCCGTGCCCGGAGCATAAAGCTCAAAGAGCGAGGGCGCGCGGAAGCCGGTGGCCAGCGAGCCGCGCAGGATCAGATCTTCCTGCGGGCGGTAGGCCAGGGCAACGCGGCCGGTGGTGTATCCGCCGAACTCCTCGTGCTCGTCATGGCGGATGGCTGCCACGACATCGAGCTGTGCGGTGGGCGACCAATTCAACTCGGCAAAGACGCCGGTGTTGGTCACATCGCCCTCGGCGGCGGTGCCGAAGGCGAAGGAGGCAAAGCTCTCGTCGCTGTAGTCGAAGCCGAAGTTGAGCCGCGTGGTGGGCGACAGAGTGGCCTGGCCGAGATAGGCCAGCGTCCGGCGCTCGCCCTCGTAGGTGCTGCCGCTGCTGGTTTCGCGGTTGAAGTCGAAGCTTGTGGCCGAGAACTCGTGGGTCACGCTCGCACCCTCGTAGCGGGCGAAGAGGCGCAGGCCGTTGGAAGTGTTCTCGATGGTCTCGTCGGTGTCGCCAAGAGGGAAGCCGCCGTCGATATCGTAGTCGCTCTTCTCGGAAAAGCCGCTGAGGCCGATGGTCAGGGCCTCGGTTAGGGCATACTCGCCGTTGAACGACAGGCGGATGGTTGAGAGGCTGTCTTCCTCGGTGTTGCCATCTTCCTCGTCGGCAGCCGAGAACCCGCCGAACTCCAGCCGCGACAGGGTCACGGCGAAGTTGTGGCGATCACCCTTGCTGGTGACGGTGGCGTTGGCATCGAAGCTGTCATAGCTGCCGACCTCGCCCTCAAGGTAAACGTGGGTGCCCTCTTCGGTGGCGCGGCGGCTGTTGATCGAAACCACGCCGCCCACGGCAGCGGAGCCGTATTGCGCCGATTGGGAGCCTTTCAGCACTTCGATGCGGCCGATCCCGCCGGTGGTGAGCGTGCCGAAGTTGTAGGCGGGGTTGGTGGCGGAGAGGTCGAGCACGTTGATGCCGTCGATCAGCACCGAGGTGTAGCGCTGGTGCAGGCCACGGATGCGGATGTCGGCGGTGCCGCCGGGGCCGCCGGTCATGACCATCGACAGGCCCGGCTGGCGGGAGAGATAGGTGGCGACGCTGTTGTCGCCCGCCTTTTCGAGATCGTCGCGGGTGGTCACTTCGACGGTGGCGCCGCTTTGGGCGGTGTCGGTGGCGTCCGAGAGGTCGGCGGTGACGGTGATGGTGTCGAGGTCGTAGACCTGTTGCGCGGCGAGGGGGGTGGCGGTGGCCAATGCGAGGGTCGCACCGGTGGCGAGAAGACGGTTCATGGCGTCCAAAGTCCCTATGGTTCGGCCCTGTTGACGGGCCGTTGACGTGGAATGTCTTTGGAAAACCGGGGGGCGTTCCGCAGACGGTGCTTTCGTCACCGCTACGGAATAGACCGTTGACGCCGCGCCCCTCGCACGGGTTCAGGGTGATCGCCTCGGCAGGTCTCCTGACTTGCGGGTCATTGCGAGATGGCCGGCCTTCCCGGGGGATGCTCCCCCAGTGGCACACAGGCCTCGCTCTCCGCTCACAGTTGCGGGGGCAGTCGTGGCATTGGGGATTCTCCCCGCACCACGTTCCCTTTTGCTCCGGGCTTTCGCCCGAACCGAAGCAAGGGGCGGCGTAGCGCAGGTGGGGCGGTTAACGCAAGGGATTCGTTATCCGCCCCGACCGGGATGGAGGCCTGACGCTATTCGGCCACCCGCTCGGCGGCGCCGGGCTGGTTGAGGGCCTCGGGGACCTCCGCCTCGCCAGGCCGAGTGGCCGCGCGCAGCACGAGGAAGCCGATCACGGCCGAGACGCCGGAGCCGAGCAGCACGCCGAGGCGAACCTCGTTCATCAGCGCCGCATCGGAGAACGACAGCGA of Oceanicola sp. 502str15 contains these proteins:
- a CDS encoding TonB-dependent siderophore receptor, with protein sequence MNRLLATGATLALATATPLAAQQVYDLDTITVTADLSDATDTAQSGATVEVTTRDDLEKAGDNSVATYLSRQPGLSMVMTGGPGGTADIRIRGLHQRYTSVLIDGINVLDLSATNPAYNFGTLTTGGIGRIEVLKGSQSAQYGSAAVGGVVSINSRRATEEGTHVYLEGEVGSYDSFDANATVTSKGDRHNFAVTLSRLEFGGFSAADEEDGNTEEDSLSTIRLSFNGEYALTEALTIGLSGFSEKSDYDIDGGFPLGDTDETIENTSNGLRLFARYEGASVTHEFSATSFDFNRETSSGSTYEGERRTLAYLGQATLSPTTRLNFGFDYSDESFASFAFGTAAEGDVTNTGVFAELNWSPTAQLDVVAAIRHDEHEEFGGYTTGRVALAYRPQEDLILRGSLATGFRAPSLFELYAPGTGNPDLTPETSFSAELGIEKRLGGEDFIKATLFYTEVEDRITFGPTYPSPNIQAEGTSIAKGIELSGQKALSDRVSLFGNYTYTESEGEDGARVLRVPRHNLVLGVDADIAPRWVARAELQHVSDMLDVGPVEMDAYTIVNTMVTYQINDSAEAYFRIENIGDVEYQTVNGYGQSDRAFYVGLRARF